In one Solanum dulcamara chromosome 1, daSolDulc1.2, whole genome shotgun sequence genomic region, the following are encoded:
- the LOC129893964 gene encoding uncharacterized protein LOC129893964, which produces MWKFVSCLDKYVKKEYKASLLISNMDISRLMVYDEQVEDDKKKDREGHLSIKAKSVRHENEQGQGKGNRSFFQKRSSNYALLAGSVAQGSKGKPPYSKCGKLHLRECRESANGCYKCGKVGYFHRKGPMWGDRAQSSSAAPSVRGNQRAAISGTGGASNRLYAMANH; this is translated from the exons atgTGGAAGTTTGTCTCCTGCCTGGACAAATATGTGAAGAAAGAGTATAAGGCATCATTATTGATTTctaatatggatatttccaggttGATGGTGTATGATGAACaagttgaggatgataagaagaaagatagaGAAGGGCATTTGAGCATAAAAGCCAAATCAGttaggcatgagaatgagcagggACAAGgtaagggcaacaggtccttctttcagaagaggtcttccaactatgctcTATTGGCA GGGAGTGTAGCTCAGGGTTCAAAAGGGAAGCCACCTTATAGCAAATGTGGTAAACTCCATTTGAGAGAGTGTAGAGAGAGCGCCAATGGGTGTTACAAATGTGGTAAGGTAGGCTATTTTCATAGAAAGGGTCCAATGTGGGGCGATAGAGCCCAATCTTCTTCTGCGGCACCATCGgttagaggtaatcagagagctGCTATTTCAGGTACTGGTGGAGCatcaaaccgtctatatgctaTGGCTAATCACTAG